The genomic segment ATATTTCTTGCTTAAACAAATGTGGAAGGAGTTTATTTCCTCATGTTAGTGTGGAGGGATGTTGAAATATATATTGTCTTTGTGGTCTCTGTGGGTCTCGCTTCCAGTAACTGACGTGGTTTTTTGTCATGCAACACGTCAGTTTATATTATTGTgtaagtgtaaaaacaaatcctatatgaaaatgtaaatccaGATTTTAGTGCTATTTTGTCAGACTTTATTGTTCATACATAAAGCCAACTTAAAGTTGGTGGATCTTTAGTTTGTCTGTGCAGTAGCGCgtgtattcatatttattttttgcttctgAAACCGCTTCTGTCTTTGGCAGATGTACCGTCTGAGGTGGACAGCTACCACAGCCTGTTCCCCCTCGAACCACTCCCCCCACCAAACCGCATGCAGAAGACCAGCAACTTCAGCTACATCACCTCCTGCTACAAGGCGGTCAACAGCAAAGATGACCTGCCTTACTGCCTGAGGAGGATACACGGTAAGTGATGTATTGATGAGAAGAACTCATCATATAAGTGATAAGACATCCAGTTGGCTGAGATGATTACATGTGTCCAAAGCAGACTTAATAGTTTTGTCTAATGTCATTTTAGTGATCCTAGTGGAGTGATTTGTATTGAATTGCCAGCAGActgatacatactgtatttccaaAATACATAGCCAGAGCAAGTGTAACTGCATTGGAGATAAGTACATTTGTGTGAACCTTTTGGATGAATTGTTCATTTAACATAAATCAGACAAGTCTTCACCTTTCCTACTGTCAGGAAATCAACATTggacctttttttaaaaggaaaataatctgTTACTGTTGTGCAGCAACCATAAACAAGCCTCATAACAAGTCTTATTGGTTCAGCAGTATGACCTCTCGCTGTGGTTATATTCAAACGCAGTGAGCAGGATGTAGCAATATTGTAAGACACCTGTATTCATTTCCTATCGCCTATATTTGTATTGTGTTTCTTCAAAACATGTCCAGGTTTCCGCCTTGTTAACACCAAGTGCATGATGCTGGTGGACATGTGGAAGAAGATTCAGCACTCAAACTCTGTCACGCTGAGGGAGGTCTTCACCACAAAGGCCTTTGGAGAccactgtgagtgtgtataaGCAGTTGTTTTGTACACAACCCGTGTGTGAATTTCTTGTTTGTGTCCTTTGGATATGGTCCATGTGTCTTTTTAGTAGTGGCTGTAGATGCAAGACCCTTTTTTGTTgcttaatttcattttatatttttagagTATTTACAATTAGTTAACATTCTTGATATTAAAGTACTAAAAGATTAAATGTTGTAGGTGTTGTCCTGTACTTGTTGCATTCAAGCTCCATTTAAAGTGGCTATTTTTCCAGTCAAGTTTTGCTTTCAAAATGTCCCTTTGCCTAATAGAAACCAGGTTTTAGTACAACAAACTTCCAGTTGCTTGTCTcatgatagaaaataaaaaatgttcacaatGCAGGACAGAGTGAcaataaaagaatgaaaagaaatgtgtgtaaCTAAACTGTTGTTGGTTGTGTAGTTTGCTGTCTTTGACTcttgtcctctcctctctttttgcCCCAGCATTGGTGTTCTCCTATGACTTCCATGCGGGTGCAGAGACTATGTTCAGCAGACACTTCAATGACCCAGCAGCAGATTCGTACTTTACCAAGAGGAAGTGGGGTGAGTTGGTCTTCCGTCCATGCCCTCACACAAATAGACCCAGCATCACCTCAGATACGCCGCTCTGGTTCACACGTTTTTGAGTTTGTTTAGATGTTTGCTAATGAGGTCATCTGCCTAGGTGTACATGGGTGTGCCTTTTCACATTTTGCATTGGGTGTGGTTGTGCTCAAGTTCGCCTTGgttgtatatacatatacaaaacCACTCGGTTGACAAGCATCTCAAAAAAAGGACTGAAACTACCCTGGTGGATGTTGTTAGGGTTCAAAGAGGGCTCAGGTTTGGATCTGTAAGGTATCCTGGTTTGACAGTTGATATACATGTTTGTGCGCCAGATACATGGGGAAACTGTGGCTGAAACTGATCCTAAGGCAGGTGCTCTAGGGTCTATGTAGTGGAATGCAGACAGAGGAAGCAAAACCATTCAGATCCTGAGCTTCGTCTAGTCTGTTAAATCAAGCACTGATGTCTACACAATTGTATGAGTTGTAAAGAAATAAGAATTTCTGTGATGCCTTTGCACAGGGAAACATACTTTACCCAAATCATCAGATCATCAAGTGCAACTGTATTTCCTACTGGATCGCATGTAAGGAAACAAACGTTCACCAACTCTAGAGTCTTGGTGTGAAAGTGTGGCTTTGTGCTTGACACACCCTAACTACTGTTAGTAGTCAGAGTTGCAGATAATAACGAGTAAGACAAAGTTGCCTTACACAAATAGTTAATATGTTAATGGTGCACAGTGAGACAATTTATTCCAGTTTTCATATTTATGATTCTTACTAATGACTTTTTGCTGCCTGTTGCAATTTCAGAAATGTTTCTCTCATCATGCTGAGTAAGGTTAGATTGACTGAAATGATGTTTCTTACTGACAAGATAAGATTGGCAAGGAAGTGGATGACAGTTTGAGGTTCAGTTCAGTTCTAGCCCTTCAGGCTGCGTTGGTGTGATAAAgcctgtgtctctctgtgtgcagGACAACATGAACCTCCCCCGCCACGGCAGCATGCAGGTCTGCTCCCAGAGTCTCTGATCTGGGCCTACATTGTCCAGCTCAGCTCCGCCCTGCGCACCATCCACACGGCCGGCCTGGCCTGCCGTGTCATGGACCCCAGCAAGATTCTCATTACTTGCAAGAccaggtgcacacacactcacacacacacatacacaaatagcTCAGCAGACATTTAATTATTCTACACTGGGTAGATCAATTTTGTTTTTAGAGCCTGTCATATGCAATGTAGTGTTAAGGAACAGTATGGATTTCAATTTCCACCTCTGAGAGTGTAGATATGACTGTTAACTGTAAATGCATTAAAAGCGGAAGAGTATTTTCAGTCAAGGCTTCCTTTTTTTCACAACCATGTGGTTGTGCATACTCAATACAGAAATGAGCACAAAGAATTGACGATAATGGTCTCCTATCTCTGTAGGTTACGGGTGAACTGTGTTGGAGTGTTCGATGTCTTAACATTTGACAACAGTCAGACCAATCATCTTGCCCTCATGCCACAGTACCAGGTATTTTCTATGATGTAGACTGTGGTTAATGTACATAACAGAATGTGTTATGGAAGAATGTCATGTCTTATCTACTTGCCAGTTTTGATATGAGTGTTTGGGTGatatgtttcttttgttttgtagCAAGCAGACCTAGTGTCGCTGGGCAAGGTGGTACTGGCGCTGGCATGTAACTCCCTGGCTGGCATTCAAAGGGAGAATCTGCAGAAGGCAATGGAGCTGGTGTCCATCAACTACTCTTCAGACCTCAAGAACCTCATTCTGTAAGAAAGGGAGGGGGCGCGGCAAACAGCATGTGTTCAGACACTATCTTTGGGACCTGTTGTATTTAATCAAAATTTTTCATATTGAGGCTTCTCTTAAAGTTGGACACAGCCTGAAACGCAGTTTGTCTAAAAAGCACCTAAGACCTGGCTGGGGCCAACTCTGGCAAACACCTCATATCTGTAGCTTATTGAAATGATCTGTTAACTTCCCCATGTCCTCTTTTTGCTGATCAACTGCGTCAGTCTCTCATCTTCTCATATTGTTATCTTCTCTTCGCCTGCTGGCAACcagaaactttattttattttatcctctAACCACATCAGTCCGATGCTTGCATGACAGTCATACTGTGCCAAAGGCTGTAACTTTGCCACAACTTATCCTGTGCCTCTCAGATGTCGGCACAAGTTGACATCTGTGAGAAATGAAGGCACATTTTTGCCTTAATTTGATAGTGGGCGGTGAAGAAgtagacaggaaacatgggaaGAGAGAAATGGGTATGATGTGCAACCAAGGTCCCTGGCTAGAATCAAACCAGGGAAgttgtggttatgtggcatCGCAGTAACAATTCGGCTACCAAGGTGCTCCATAAATCCCCAGTTTTACAACtaattttaatataaatcaACAGCGTGAGTCCTCAAGTAGGACTCTCATTAAaaaattttatatatatgtatcgTGTACCCTATTTTTAGGGTACACATGATATTTagtatatttttagttttcatgtcTACAACAGTCAGTACTGCACATCTGATTAATGTCTATTTCCCAGAATTTAAATTGACATATAATAATGAACTTTATGTAGCACTTTCCtcaacaatgttacaaagtgctttacaaaaaggaaataaaaccagACAAGGCAGTTAAAATGAGAATAAGGCCAAAGGACATGAGCAGAGATAAAGTTTcgataataaaatgaataagatccaataaataaaaacacatatcaaacatttccaaaagctttcacaaagagaaaaattttaagaagagatttaaaagaagctaGAGACTGAAGCCTCGTTTATACTCCCGAGCAGACGCGTACACGGACAGCTGCAGACACCACAGACACGTAGTAGCTCTGTTTATACTGCTTTCTGGGGTACGCTTGGAGGACGCGTTCCACACATGCGCAGTAGATCGTTGTCCACGCGGTCACAACACTGTCTTCCAATAAATTGGAGGTATGCGGACGTCCATACAGAGCCTACATGTATACCCTCTGATGACAAAATTTACGTCATGCGGACCCTAGCGGACCCTCTCGTACTCACGGACGTGGAGGGTATAGTTTCagctttgtgtgtctgagttcAGTAGGTAGAGTCCCATAGTGTGGGGGCTCTAATAGCAAAAGCCCAATCACCCTTAGTCACCAACCGTGACCTGGGAGTAACCAGCAGGGCTCCATCCCTGGATCTTAATGGCCAAGAGGGCATATAACAGGTTAAAAAATCAGAGATGCACGTAGGTGCAAGGCCATTTAAGGTCTTAAAAGTGAgcaatatgatttttaaaatcaatacaaaatctAACAGTGATGTGATCAGGCCTCTTTGTCCCTGTAATAATTCgagcagcagcattttttaCTAACTGGAGATGGTGGAGGAGCCCTGGCTGATACCTGCAATAATCAAGCTAAGTACagataaaagcatgtacaaGTTTTTGTAAATCAAGAATTGATTTCCTAATTTGGCCATACATTCCATTTATGTAGGTTATAGTTGGTGCTGCTGACGATGGTAGTTGCGTCAGCAGTTGATTTTTATACAGTGATTTTATATCTGCTGCTAATAAAAGTTTGTGGAAGGAAATGTTGTGGGTGCAATGTATATAATATCTGTATGATCTGATGAAGTTTTGGGAGGAGCAGAGAATATGTCTGATAACATTCTTAGTCATAGGTTAGCTAAATGCTATGACAACGGAAACTTGCGGTACTTGCAGTCAGTCCAGTAGGCTTCGACTTCTCACCTATAGATAAAGCTGAGAATTGGCCTTTTGTGTCAGAACAAGACGAATGCTCTTACACTTAAACATCTAAATACAAAGGATGTAACGATACACAAAATTAATGGTTCAGTATGTACCTTGGTTTTAGGGTCACAATTTGGTATGATTTCCGtacagcagaaaagaaaaaaaaggtagaaaataacattttggtcatccaacaatggctcattggctgTAACATAACACATTAcaattactgaaacagtttgcagtggaaaaggaaaacaaccctTCTGTTTCCTGCAAGTAGTCAGGACACCTGTTGAcagctgatttatggtctaactgtatataaagtagttcaaactagctccgACTCCAGctgctacaacagtaacatactgcttacacactgatactTCAGTATGAATAATCtcatgatgtcatatataataatatatcaatcaGAGGGATCAAACCACTACCTTaactttaatactttttaactacatttttctctctcagaactggttctgTCATGTTGTGACcacatcagaaatcaaatgtttttatcgtTGTTCTGACCTAAATTACCCACAATGGACTTTGACCACCGGCAGCTCGGTCAGAggtttgagtgtttttattctAGTAGCAGCTGATGTAGCCTCAGGCAGAGATGAGGCtgcagaggtctggtaacctcacgTCTTTGTAATGCTGCACCCCAggacttttttcattttcaaactcgTAGTCTGCTGCCCCAACCAATGTTGACTCAAGTGATCCGACTTCATGCAGCTCCCTTTGGACCCACAAAACACTTCATATACATTTTTTCCCACATTTGCAGTAGTATTccccaagacctgtaaacacactttgATTGATGTAGTTTAAGGCTTTGCACTTAAAATGCTGCAAACCTTTATTTTTGAAAGGATTTTGGCTATCAACCTTAGTCTATAATTGATTTATCAAAATAACAGCTGAAACTGTCAAATTTTAgcaatgttttaattattgcCTTTTGTACATGAGTAGAATTTAAATACCTATGAAAGGAGTCCTTCAGTATCAGCATcaaaataaatgtcacattGACTAGGACAATGGAAGAGTGTGGGTGTATCTAATCTTTCTGACCCATCTGAAGgcaaacttgatttttttttttgtgaatgtacAGGTATCTGCTGACTGAACAGTCTCGCCTGCGCAGTGTCAATGACATTATGCCGATGATCGGAGCCCGATTTTACACACAACTGGATGCATCGCAGATGAGGAATGATGTCATTGAGGAGGACCTGGCCAAGGTATTCAAATAATATATGTTCAAATATATACGCAAACACACCAAGGGAGTTCACGTTTCACAGGATGACAAACCGAAAGCACACGTGATAAAGCATTATTTGGTTGTGGTCTTTTCAGGCTGATATTCTTGGGTGGTGGTCAGATATGGGGCATTGGTTGCGTTTCCTAACAGAAGTTGTGTACACACAGGATGTTGTATGGTATATTGTACGCTTCTCAGTCTCGTCTCAAATTTTGTTTCCCCACCTTTaagagtgtgaatgtgtgaaacaaGCGACCGTAACCTCATCTTTCTTCTCGTTCATGCCTCAACTTCCCCTTTACTCCTTTTACTCCATTTACATGCGCAGAACAGAGTAGTAAGATGGTTGATGTTGTCACCTCTAACTGCAAATGGGGATTTCATTTTTTGCCTAGTGGTGGctttatctttttaaatgcagtttaaaTGGAAGACGAAAGTTGAGAGAAGTgctgattacagcaaggaaataCCACTCTGTAATAATAAatgggtttttaaaaaataggtAGCTTAGCTGTTGTCTCTGCTGGTGGGGAGAGTGGTAGCATTTCCTGTTTATCAGCCTGTCTCTGCATTATGTGTtacatgtgtatgtgaatgtgcaTGCAGGGAATAGTTGCAGTGCTGTGGGTTTACCTGGCAGGCCTTTTGTTGACAAATGTTTTGACTTGTTTCTGACACATTGTTTCTGAAGCAGAAAATGTCTTGTGCAACCTAGAGGAACCAAAAACCAAGCTGAACCTGAAGGGCTGTAGCATGGGTAGGATTACACATGCAATGAAATGGCAATGGTGTGCCATAGTGGCTGCGTCATTGCAACACCACTGTTGTGTCAAGCTGCTCGCTTTGGTGCTGCTTTTAAGGTTTTGGTGGTTGGTGATGAATTTGTAAAGGCATTACGCAGATACACAgattacattacttgcccactgtcgctttgctttttttatagacataaaacccatttagttcGTTTTCACATATCAGTgcgtaactacagtcattgtgtactGGGCTCTGAGTGCATCCAAAACGCaggtgacctacgctcaacaatgtacctgaacgcctcctgtgtagtcacTCACTGCTGCTAACACTATGCTCTCTGTCTAGACACGGGGTAAGAGTgtccattattgattaaaagctctgttttcgctgtctacttttctctttttagagcacttttctctgactcgtgTCACGCCGCGACTCTGTCTGTTGGCAGAGCCCTGAAGCTGCGccctgcccctgcacagagCAGAGTGGCTCACTGATTTATTCAAagcttattaatattaaacgcatctcatgtccaaattgcaccaaattcgacactgcaCTCCTTTGGGTCTCCAGCCATATACCTGCCAAGCGTGGAGTTGATTGGATGAACAATTTCAGAGATACATggaggacatacatacatacatatatacatatatacatacagagtCCTTCCTTTGTAGAAAGATTCCTCATTATCGTGacaactttttattatttttcagaaTGGATGAATTTGAACAGTTTGGGACATCCTAttatctgaaatgtaaaaaaaagattaagtaCATGCAGATGCAAATAATTGCAATTCAAGAGGTTTATTGATACATAAAAATAACTCGTGCTTTAGTCTCCTCTAACTCTTGAACaatcttaaaatattttatcatgCAACAAACTTCAAGCGTCGGAGCCAGTGTGGAGGTGACTTGAGATGCACTTTTAAGAGTTACAAAAAGACACCATCTAAaccaaaaagtaaaataatcataaattgTCTTTAGACGTCCAGTGTTGGTAAACCTTTTCTCCACAAGAAGTTAGTCTGGAGCAGCTAATTTTACttcttataatttgtatatttgtgacaattatgaaaattattttatgaGGATGATACCAAAGCTGAATGAGCTGTCACCTTCTCCATCCATGAGGGGAAACTCACCAGACTGAACAACAGGTGTGGTTTATATATTGTgtgaaaacatgatttatctCAATCTGCCTGGAATTTAACAGGCTTTGTCTAGTGATGCCATGTCTCCATATCTCAGCAATCAGGTTTTTGAGGAAAATcttatcataactgatagaacGAATAATTGTCAGCAgtttgttctttttggagagcaAATCGGAGGTTTGGGACCAATGTGGCAGGAAAGTTTGAAGGATCTGTTCCTGGAGGAAGCCAACATGATTGGTTGATTGGTGTTCAATAATTTTCACTTTGTCCAACAGTGCAGAAAAGGATTGACAGGgtgagacaggcagacagcaggaagagaaaggagaggcAGGAGTAAATTATATCTGCAGAGATGAAAGGTGAGCTATAATCTGACATGGAGTGAAAAATATCACGTTTTCATCATAACCTGTGAGTGTTTTCCTCACAGATGAGTCTGCAGTTGGTTTTACTGTTTAGGAGCTTTAGCAGTGTTGAGAGTTGTCCTCAGTTTTCTGATGAAATTCAACTTCTTCTGACTGACTTTCTGTATGGAGGAAGTGTCCTCTGGAACCTGTTAGAAACCACGGTCCAGCACCATGTATGGACTGAAAGTCAAGTGGGTTTCAGTTTCTGACAATGTTCCTTGCAGGCTTGCGTAGTCTTGTTATTTTTGAAGGGGAATTAAGTCATTGCACGTTTATGAGAATTGTTTGTTCATTATTcagttcttttcttttattcatatTTAGCACTCAACCTGCTGTATCAAGCTATAGCATTGCTCTCTCTCTACTGCGAAGGCAGTGTTAACCGCTCGGAGTGAATGTGTTTCATACTTTTAAATTTGCATAAGCTGAAGTTTACTGCATCTGGCAGCTCCTAATGGAAGATTTATGTTCTCACATGTGCCAATTTCAAAGTTTGTCACCTCAAgtatgtgacattttaaatctgtttagaaaatgatttgtttctctttttttaagtcCTACAATTCAACCTCAACTGGTCTAAGTTCCATCACTTCCTCCCACCAAAAAATACCAATTCTGCTTAATGGATACTTGCACCCCATTTCCCCCCAAAACTGAAAATTTGTGGGGTTGAGGACTAAAGCCATTGTTTATTTGCAGGAGGTGCAAAATGGCCGTCTCTTCCGCCTATTGGCCAAACTGGGCACCATCAACGAGAGGCCAGAGTAAGTAGCACTTGTATGAAGACGCCTTGCTGTGCTTGTAATGTGTGGTTCTTGTATTACtcttgtaactttgtttttttgtgaatcaGGTTTCAGAAGGACCCCACGTGGTCAGAAACGGGCGACCGTTACCTGTTGAAGCTTTTCCGGGATCACCTGTTTCACCAGGTGACAGAAGCTGGGACGCCCTGGATCGACCTCAGCCACATTGTCTCCTGCCTCAACAAAGTCAGTACTATTGATATTTCCTTCcatgttcattttttcatttcaagcaTCATACTGCGCGTCACTGGCGAAAACAATCATGCGTGCGTTTGCCATTAGAGAGTAAGAGTAAGACTGATAATTGGCTTATCTCCATTAGTCATGTTTTGAATTTGGTTAGTATCTGATCGTATGCAGGAGCTGCAGGGAAAATGAGATCTCTCAGCACTTTTGAACTAGTTTGTTTCCGTCAAAAagcaaaattgaaaaataacCTGACAACCAACTTGAATTTCTGGTAGACTTGTTTTTTCTCACCTCTGTTGTTCCTCCTCTCACTTATCAAGCCTGTAGCTAATTAAAACTGACTTTCACACTTCATAAGTCCGTGATGgatatgtttttgttaatataTAGGCTTATCTCAGATTCATTACGTTATCTGGGTAAACGGTAGTTTAGAGACATGAAGCCTTACTTGCTCATATCCGCCCCTTACCAACTTGCTTAGAATTAGGGCGGCAACTAATGGAATTTTTTATCATCCATTAATCTGTCAATCATGTTTCTCAATAAATTgtctaaaaatgtcagaaaaaactaaaatttttTACAATTTCCTAAAGCTCAACATGACATTGTCCAAAACTCAATTTAAGATGCAtgaaataattaatataatcatAAAATCATCCTATTTGTGAAGCTGTTACTAaacatgtttggcatttttgcttaagaGGTTACTTAAACgattcattatcaaaatagttgcagattacGGATCAGTCAGTGGTAAGAAAATGAGTCCCTTCCTCTCTACCTACTtcttatttaaataaataaataataaaaaaatctttacaaatatttaattcTAGGTTTTTCCCAAAATCAACCATATTttcaatttgctgtttttgttttcttaaaaatattaaaCCCCTGTACCTCATGTTCATGGAATATACATTTACTGTATCTAcctgtgcgcacacacacacacacacacagctggacgCGGGCGTTCCTGAGAAGATAAGCCTGGTGTCTCGGGATGAGAAGAGCGTCCTGGTTGTGACCTACTCGGACCTGAAGCGCTGCTTCGACAGTACCTTCCAAGAGCTGCAGGCTGCTGCCTCCGGCTCTCTGTAGCGCCCTCTTCGGGCCCGGGATGGGACTGCCCGGACCTGGAGCACACAATTGCACTACAGCGGAGAACCAGGCTCATGGAGATGACATCAGCATGGCGAAGGCAGCGGGGCAGGGCTTCGTGAACCTCAGTCACATACACTGACCCTGTCCACCAGGAAGGCTTTTTctaaagtgtattttttttagttttcctaAACCCCGCAGCTGAAAATcgaaaaacaaaaggaaaaaaaaggacgGATACGGAAGCTGTGATGATGAgtatgatgacatttttttagatttggggaacaaaatgacaaacaaaccatgagtttttgaacttttttcctgcttttattgtttatttctacaGTTGGGGTTTATTTTTCTGAGGAGGATGCACtaagattttaatttttttgttaatttttgttatttttatgaatATGTGTGAGTGGCCTACAGGGTGTACAGAGAGAGctaaagtcacacacacaaggacataAAATACCAGAGCTGACTCAGaattaaaacaaagcaacaacaacaacaacaacaaaaaaaatccagctTTGTATTGACTGCATCTCTCTCGGGCTGGAGAATGCACCCCTTCATTCTGACGCACTAGGAGACGGGACACACCACTCGAGGCTTTTTATTGGGGCGGGATGGCACCTGTTTTATGAAATGGGCCAGCTCACCTTTTTGCCTTGGTTGTTGGTTCCCCCTCAGAAAGGACAAACCACTTGGGCGGGTGGGAAGAGTTcttaaaactggaaaaaaaaaaaaaaaaatcaatggatttctgacattttggttCAGGAGGTTGTGGAACATCAGGCTCATATGTGTGGGAGGGTTGGGATAGCATGGACCGGGATTTGGGATTGGGGGATGAAACGTGGTTTCTGTTGGCACTGAGGAAGGGGTGTCTTCTCCCGATGCTGTCTACCAAGTGTTTGTTACATATGCAGCAACCACCTTTGGTTAATGGACACTTTTGTGACATGAACTGCTCAAGGATGGGTCTTTTTGGTTTTGCTGTCCAGCACTTGGGTGTAGCCCGTGGGTGGGGCTTCTGTTGAGGTGGAGCCACAGCTGCCTCTTTGTGGAATGTCCTTATTTTGTCCCCCGCCCGTCCCCAATGTccccttcctctgtctctctcttgctctccctcctccttttaCCCCAAACCTCACGTACCCTCAGGGGGTCTGGGCCCCTCTACATTTGAGTAAAAGtgatgctttttgtgatttttctagCTGGTTTTCCTCTTTGCTCAGTTGTTGTGCAGGAATGCATGATGGGATACGGGAGCGCAATTCATTTTTGCCTCAATTTAACTCTTTATTCTGTGGACCAATTC from the Thunnus albacares chromosome 21, fThuAlb1.1, whole genome shotgun sequence genome contains:
- the pan3 gene encoding PAN2-PAN3 deadenylation complex subunit PAN3 isoform X2, encoding MYLSLIIGGGSSGAMNSGLPASAAPLGGAGIPNVKVKFCRYYAKDKTCFYGDECQFLHEDPSMASMPLHGGGGSPVPLSMAGGGGTPAGYSLSGPAAACPGGAGTGVSKKSETLGPAGTSLEGQLLTIPGMEGATLSDANLTNSYFSSSFIGVNGFGSPAESKYSMMQRMTTSSSSPSLLNDGAKNFSHSTHDPVNSPTSSLFSDFGALSISQRRKAPNPAASEFIPKGAPRMATMAQSTVQAFPSPIFPHPALSSSTAAALAPGMSLSAGSSPLHSPKITPHTSPAPRRRSHTPNPANYMVPTTASDPGTHIIQKETVGGTTYFYTDNTPAPMAGMVFPTYHIYPPTAPHVAYMQPKANAPSFFMADELRQELINRHLITMAQIDHSENPDVPSEVDSYHSLFPLEPLPPPNRMQKTSNFSYITSCYKAVNSKDDLPYCLRRIHGFRLVNTKCMMLVDMWKKIQHSNSVTLREVFTTKAFGDHSLVFSYDFHAGAETMFSRHFNDPAADSYFTKRKWGQHEPPPPRQHAGLLPESLIWAYIVQLSSALRTIHTAGLACRVMDPSKILITCKTRLRVNCVGVFDVLTFDNSQTNHLALMPQYQQADLVSLGKVVLALACNSLAGIQRENLQKAMELVSINYSSDLKNLILYLLTEQSRLRSVNDIMPMIGARFYTQLDASQMRNDVIEEDLAKEVQNGRLFRLLAKLGTINERPEFQKDPTWSETGDRYLLKLFRDHLFHQVTEAGTPWIDLSHIVSCLNKLDAGVPEKISLVSRDEKSVLVVTYSDLKRCFDSTFQELQAAASGSL
- the pan3 gene encoding PAN2-PAN3 deadenylation complex subunit PAN3 isoform X1, which gives rise to MYLSLIISGGGSSGAMNSGLPASAAPLGGAGIPNVKVKFCRYYAKDKTCFYGDECQFLHEDPSMASMPLHGGGGSPVPLSMAGGGGTPAGYSLSGPAAACPGGAGTGVSKKSETLGPAGTSLEGQLLTIPGMEGATLSDANLTNSYFSSSFIGVNGFGSPAESKYSMMQRMTTSSSSPSLLNDGAKNFSHSTHDPVNSPTSSLFSDFGALSISQRRKAPNPAASEFIPKGAPRMATMAQSTVQAFPSPIFPHPALSSSTAAALAPGMSLSAGSSPLHSPKITPHTSPAPRRRSHTPNPANYMVPTTASDPGTHIIQKETVGGTTYFYTDNTPAPMAGMVFPTYHIYPPTAPHVAYMQPKANAPSFFMADELRQELINRHLITMAQIDHSENPDVPSEVDSYHSLFPLEPLPPPNRMQKTSNFSYITSCYKAVNSKDDLPYCLRRIHGFRLVNTKCMMLVDMWKKIQHSNSVTLREVFTTKAFGDHSLVFSYDFHAGAETMFSRHFNDPAADSYFTKRKWGQHEPPPPRQHAGLLPESLIWAYIVQLSSALRTIHTAGLACRVMDPSKILITCKTRLRVNCVGVFDVLTFDNSQTNHLALMPQYQQADLVSLGKVVLALACNSLAGIQRENLQKAMELVSINYSSDLKNLILYLLTEQSRLRSVNDIMPMIGARFYTQLDASQMRNDVIEEDLAKEVQNGRLFRLLAKLGTINERPEFQKDPTWSETGDRYLLKLFRDHLFHQVTEAGTPWIDLSHIVSCLNKLDAGVPEKISLVSRDEKSVLVVTYSDLKRCFDSTFQELQAAASGSL